A window from Musa acuminata AAA Group cultivar baxijiao chromosome BXJ3-10, Cavendish_Baxijiao_AAA, whole genome shotgun sequence encodes these proteins:
- the LOC135650925 gene encoding uncharacterized protein LOC135650925: MALGLLRFAAFPLHCIIGFCANVMEEDLGADTNGGEWTREEEVTMSARAPIAVQAMKASSRDDKGNRSMVSEQGPGKVRSRRERKIALQQDVDKLRKKLRHEENIHRALVRAFTRPLGVLPRLPPYLPSHTLKLLAEVAVLEEEVVRLEEEVVNFLQGLYQEAIYGSSAKQNCFPSPKKLERLKLHADSVNSEAAEIRRPSSLLQWMSGVEQMQPSFSSSANY; the protein is encoded by the exons ATGGCGTTGGGGTTGTTAAGGTTCGCAGCATTTCCACTCCATTGTATCATCGGTTTTTGTGCTAATGTGATGGAGGAGGATCTCGGCGCCGATACAAACGGTGGAGAGTGGACGCGAGAGGAGGAGGTGACGATGAGTGCCAGAGCGCCGATTGCTGTGCAGGCCATGAAGGCTTCCTCGAGAGATGATAAA GGGAACAGATCAATGGTTTCAGAACAAGGGCCCGGTAAAGTCCGGTCTCGAAGAGAGAGGAAGATTGCCTTACAGCAAGAT GTTGACAAACTAAGGAAGAAGCTGAGACACGAAGAGAACATCCACAGAGCTCTGGTGAGGGCTTTTACCAGACCTTTGGGTGTTCTTCCTCGTCTTCCACCCTATCTCCCATCGCAC ACACTAAAGCTTCTAGCTGAAGTTGCCGTGCTGGAAGAAGAGGTGGTTCGGCTTGAAGAAGAGGTGGTAAATTTTCTGCAAGGACTCTACCAGGAGGCTATCTACGGCTCATCCGCCAAGCAGAACTGTTTTCCAAGTCCCAAAAAGTTGGAGAGATTGAAACTGCATGCCGATTCGGTGAATTCTGAAGCTGCAGAAATCAGAAGACCTTCATCCTTGTTACAGTGGATGTCAGGTGTAGAACAAATGCAGCCTTCCTTCAGTTCATCTGCCAATTATTGA
- the LOC135651177 gene encoding uncharacterized protein LOC135651177 → MEVVVPVPDFHLDSACTSPYVSAPSSPKRSGDPFNFFRHYTSAPTSPTRASAIYAHFNAISSTNSPAAASGVPFDWEEKPGTPKSRGGSPAKDEEEDVLDFAFDFSGHLDKQGLPVLTTADELFEEGKIRPLKPPPRLQHPVTDDGSSVASSPRSPKQRVLWSPCHRGRGGRGEQIDPFTAAMVEATRDRGRATTPTSPSFSSSRSRKGSRSLSPLRGGGSFFKTTPTSPPATASTASLKSGGGGGGGGGSKKWRLKDLLLFRSASEGRATGNRSKDPLRKYTLLPSSSSSIKKSVTEDLKNSSFRSTDSSGSIRRGSGHFASSHQMHYAANRAATEELKKKTALPYRQSLFGCLRFNPAVLSISRGFNTHSFGRR, encoded by the coding sequence ATGGAGGTGGTCGTGCCGGTGCCGGACTTCCACTTGGACAGCGCATGCACCAGCCCGTACGTGAGCGCGCCGTCGAGCCCGAAGCGCTCCGGCGACCCCTTCAACTTCTTCCGCCACTACACCAGCGCTCCCACCAGCCCGACGCGCGCTTCCGCCATCTACGCGCATTTCAACGCCATCTCCTCCACCAATTCGCCGGCCGCCGCCTCTGGTGTCCCTTTCGACTGGGAGGAGAAGCCTGGCACCCCGAAGTCCCGGGGCGGCAGCCCCGctaaggacgaggaggaggacgtaCTCGACTTCGCCTTCGATTTCAGCGGCCACCTGGACAAACAAGGGTTGCCGGTGCTCACCACCGCCGATGAGCTGTTCGAAGAAGGAAAGATCCGGCCGCTCAAGCCCCCTCCTCGGCTGCAGCACCCGGTCACGGATGACGGAAGCAGCGTGGCCTCCTCGCCGAGGTCACCGAAGCAGAGGGTTTTGTGGTCTCCCTGCCaccgaggcagaggaggaagGGGAGAACAGATTGACCCCTTCACCGCGGCGATGGTGGAAGCGACGAGAGATCGAGGAAGAGCGACGACACCTAcctctccttctttctcttcttccagaAGTCGGAAGGGGTCGAGATCGCTCTCTCCACTCAGAGGCGGAGGAAGTTTCTTCAAGACGACTCCCACTTCTCCTCCTGCAACAGCTTCCACGGCCAGCCTGAAgagtggcggcggcggtggcggtggcggtggaagCAAGAAGTGGCGGCTGAAGGACTTGCTCCTCTTCCGAAGTGCGTCTGAAGGACGCGCCACCGGCAACCGGAGCAAGGATCCTCTCCGCAAGTACACGCTGCTACCATCGTCGTCATCATCAATCAAGAAATCCGTGACGGAGGATCTGAAGAATTCGAGCTTCAGATCGACCGACAGCAGCGGTTCGATCAGGAGGGGGAGTGGTCATTTTGCGTCGTCGCATCAGATGCACTACGCCGCCAACCGGGCAGCGACGGAGGAGCTCAAGAAGAAGACCGCACTTCCCTACCGGCAGAGCCTCTTCGGCTGCCTGCGCTTCAACCCGGCCGTGCTTAGCATTTCCAGAGGATTCAATACCCACTCGTTCGGCCGTCGGTGA
- the LOC103969611 gene encoding zinc finger protein ZOP1: protein MTEYWVSQGNKWCDFCKIYIANNPLSIRTHELGQRHKDNVAKRLATMRKESAAKEKEQKAAARALKEIEAKAERSYQKDLVSFRSVDTSTGLDSNKKKTDEAQCSAATTNGNGAASKSKGGPAPGLVISTPLNPTRAVKGKPSSVAVNKRKRDDGKAKAISKEEVQALKAREAARKRMEEREKPFMGLYKSY from the exons ATGACAGAG TATTGGGTTAGTCAAGGAAACAAATGGTGTGATTTCTGCAAGATATATATTGCTAACAATCCATTGAGCATCAGAACTCATGAACTGGGTCAGCGCCACAAGGACAATGTTGCTAAGAGGCTTGCCACTATGAGAAAGGAGAGTGCTGCCAAGGAGAAAGAACAAAAAGCAGCAGCTCGTGCCCTTAAGGAAATAGAAGCA AAAGCGGAACGAAGTTACCAGAAGGATCTAGTTTCTTTCCGGAGCGTTGATACTAGCACTGGACTGGATTCAAATAAGAAAAAGACAGACGAAGCCCAATGTTCAGCTGCAACTACAAATG GAAATGGAGCTGCTTCCAAATCCAAAGGTGGCCCAGCTCCGGGGTTGGTCATTTCAACACCTCTGAACCCCACGAGAGCTGTTAAAGGTAAACCATCATCGGTTGCTGTTAACAAGAGAAAAAGGGATGATGGGAAGGCAAAGGCGATATCAAAAGAGGAAGTCCAGGCTCTAAAAGCAAGGGAGGCTGCAAGGAAAAGAATGGAAGAAAGGGAGAAACCATTCATGGGCCTATATAAGTCATACTGA